A window of Desulfobacterales bacterium contains these coding sequences:
- a CDS encoding MBL fold metallo-hydrolase has protein sequence MANPANGDSAAPDPTSNRVSICMLASGSRGNAIYISSGQTTLLIDAGFSGVEIERRFRARGLAPDQVDAIIVSHEHNDHLHGVGVLARRYGLPVYMSAETQGQAAPRLGCIQTIENFACGTDFKINDIAIHPFSTSHDACDPAGFTLQINGHKIGVATDLGIATHMVRHHLNGCACLVLEANHDPRMLEDGPYPWPIKQRIKSRTGHLSNEDSKTLLMDVMHENLSHVILAHISETNNTPEKALGVVAERLNGDAPKFTVALQQAPSPLIYL, from the coding sequence ATGGCCAACCCCGCTAACGGCGATTCCGCCGCCCCTGATCCAACGTCCAACCGCGTTTCCATCTGCATGCTGGCTTCCGGCAGCAGGGGAAACGCCATCTATATCTCATCCGGACAAACCACGCTGTTAATTGACGCCGGGTTTTCCGGCGTGGAGATTGAACGCCGGTTCAGGGCCCGGGGCCTTGCCCCCGATCAGGTGGATGCGATTATCGTCTCCCATGAGCACAATGATCACTTACACGGCGTGGGCGTGCTCGCCAGAAGATACGGCCTGCCGGTGTATATGTCCGCCGAAACCCAGGGCCAAGCCGCTCCCCGGCTGGGCTGCATCCAAACCATTGAAAATTTTGCCTGCGGTACGGATTTTAAGATTAATGATATCGCCATCCACCCCTTTTCCACATCCCATGACGCCTGTGATCCGGCCGGGTTCACGCTTCAAATAAACGGGCATAAAATCGGCGTTGCCACGGATCTTGGCATTGCCACGCATATGGTTAGGCATCACCTGAACGGCTGCGCCTGCCTGGTGCTTGAGGCCAATCACGACCCCCGCATGCTGGAGGACGGCCCCTACCCCTGGCCCATCAAGCAGCGGATCAAAAGCCGGACCGGGCATCTGTCCAATGAGGATTCAAAGACGCTTTTAATGGATGTGATGCATGAAAACCTGAGCCATGTCATTCTCGCCCATATCAGTGAAACCAATAACACGCCGGAAAAGGCGCTTGGCGTAGTGGCGGAAAGGCTTAACGGAGACGCTCCGAAATTCACGGTGGCGCTGCAGCAGGCGCCGTCGCCGCTTATTTATTTATAA
- the rbfA gene encoding 30S ribosome-binding factor RbfA — translation MKPFSRADRVSGLIQEAVSNLLQKSIKDPRLEAVTITGVDVTRDLKLARIYFVTSSAESTSREEAAAGFKKAHGFIKYTLAQELNLRYMPEFQFFYDESIEYGFHMDRVIERLKNEHSTDNQSTDKK, via the coding sequence ATGAAACCTTTTAGCCGAGCAGACCGTGTCAGCGGATTGATCCAGGAGGCGGTTTCCAATCTGCTGCAAAAATCAATCAAAGACCCGCGTTTGGAAGCGGTGACCATTACCGGGGTGGATGTGACCCGGGATTTAAAACTGGCCCGCATCTATTTTGTCACATCTTCCGCAGAATCGACCAGTCGGGAGGAAGCTGCCGCGGGGTTTAAAAAAGCTCATGGATTTATCAAATATACTCTTGCACAAGAACTGAATCTAAGGTATATGCCTGAGTTTCAGTTTTTTTACGATGAATCCATTGAATATGGATTTCATATGGATAGAGTTATTGAACGATTAAAAAATGAGCATTCAACAGATAATCAATCAACTGATAAAAAGTGA
- a CDS encoding secondary thiamine-phosphate synthase enzyme YjbQ — protein sequence MLSLFTGQIRVELKTGIDIVDISDKITRLIRESGIDTGSVNATVIGSTGSITTIEHEPGVVEDLRQAINRMAPPDIVYEHEKAWHDGNGHSHVQAAILGPSIVLPVRGGSLNLGTWQQVVVINHDNRARERRVDISIIGEKTEA from the coding sequence ATGCTCTCGCTTTTTACCGGCCAGATCCGGGTGGAACTTAAAACAGGAATTGACATTGTCGATATCAGCGATAAAATCACTCGCCTTATCCGGGAGTCCGGGATTGACACCGGCAGCGTAAATGCCACGGTGATCGGCTCCACCGGCTCAATCACCACAATTGAGCATGAGCCCGGCGTGGTGGAGGATCTCAGGCAGGCCATTAACCGGATGGCCCCGCCGGATATCGTCTACGAACATGAAAAAGCCTGGCACGACGGAAACGGCCACAGCCATGTGCAGGCGGCGATCCTCGGCCCCTCCATTGTGCTGCCCGTAAGAGGGGGCAGCCTGAACCTGGGCACCTGGCAGCAGGTGGTGGTGATCAATCATGATAACCGGGCCAGAGAGCGCCGGGTTGACATTTCGATAATCGGAGAAAAAACAGAAGCATGA
- a CDS encoding bifunctional oligoribonuclease/PAP phosphatase NrnA → MSIQQIINQLIKSEKILLASHIHPDGDAIGSLLSLGLALEGISMDVVLYNESPIPAVYQFLPSIHRIKKNPGDIAEYDTAVILDCSDLGRIGDAAPEVSEIPVLINIDHHLTNTRFGNFQYIDPRASSTAEMVYRLIRQLGIPINRGIAYAIYTGIMADTGSFRFSNTTPAAFEISHEMVTCGANPCKVAHHVYETISLNRIKLLNMLFDTIELSANGKLSVMTLTQKMLDAAGTNIEDVNGLINYAKRIENVRLAAMIFERKNGTDKNRGRRFHVSLRSDGTVDAAAIASAFGGGGHQNAAGFDIRASLSELKTTIFDLSDHL, encoded by the coding sequence ATGAGCATTCAACAGATAATCAATCAACTGATAAAAAGTGAAAAGATTCTGCTCGCATCTCATATTCATCCGGATGGTGATGCCATTGGATCGCTGCTCAGTCTGGGGCTGGCCCTGGAAGGCATCTCCATGGATGTGGTTTTATACAATGAAAGTCCGATTCCGGCGGTATATCAGTTTCTGCCGTCCATTCACCGCATCAAAAAGAATCCCGGCGACATAGCCGAATACGATACGGCCGTTATCCTGGACTGCTCCGACTTGGGCCGGATCGGCGATGCGGCCCCTGAGGTGAGCGAAATTCCGGTGCTGATCAATATTGATCATCACCTCACCAATACCCGGTTCGGCAATTTCCAATATATTGATCCCCGGGCCTCTTCCACTGCGGAAATGGTTTACCGGCTGATCCGGCAGCTGGGGATCCCGATTAATAGAGGCATTGCGTACGCCATATACACCGGCATTATGGCAGACACCGGCTCATTCCGGTTTTCCAATACAACGCCGGCAGCGTTTGAGATTTCCCACGAAATGGTCACCTGCGGGGCGAATCCCTGCAAAGTCGCCCATCATGTATACGAAACCATTTCGCTGAACCGGATCAAACTGCTGAACATGCTCTTTGATACCATCGAACTCTCGGCAAACGGCAAGCTGTCGGTTATGACCCTGACCCAGAAAATGCTGGATGCGGCGGGCACGAATATCGAAGACGTAAACGGCCTGATCAATTATGCCAAACGGATTGAGAACGTTCGCCTGGCGGCAATGATCTTTGAGCGTAAAAACGGAACAGACAAGAACCGGGGGCGGCGATTCCATGTCAGCCTCCGCTCGGACGGCACCGTGGATGCCGCGGCCATTGCTTCGGCTTTCGGGGGCGGCGGCCACCAGAATGCGGCCGGATTTGATATCCGCGCCTCACTTTCTGAGTTGAAAACAACTATTTTTGATCTATCGGATCATCTGTAA
- the cobS gene encoding adenosylcobinamide-GDP ribazoletransferase — translation MEYLRAAIQFITLLPAGRTPAYYPREMIAFFPAVGLLLGLILAVFDAIALKLWPGTFVPAVLDIVLLIFLTGALHVDGLADSADGLFGHRDRESILAIMKDSRIGVMGMTAVICALAIKFAGISALPAHAPYSRFLILLVVPGFSRAAMIFAIHRLPYGRPGGGTGFDLFEKPIHLTDYWGLGLCLLLSLFIGWRGIFLIFVFFALVFGILYYYRRRMGCVTGDMLGAMTEATESLLFLAATLGGTGLATGLS, via the coding sequence ATGGAATACCTGCGTGCGGCCATCCAGTTTATTACCCTCCTGCCGGCGGGCAGAACGCCCGCCTATTACCCAAGGGAGATGATCGCCTTTTTCCCGGCCGTGGGCCTGCTCCTTGGCCTGATCCTCGCGGTATTCGATGCCATCGCCCTCAAGCTATGGCCCGGCACGTTTGTGCCCGCGGTACTCGATATTGTTTTATTGATTTTTCTGACCGGCGCCCTGCATGTTGACGGACTGGCTGACAGCGCGGACGGACTTTTCGGCCACCGGGACAGGGAAAGCATTCTTGCCATCATGAAGGACAGCCGGATCGGCGTGATGGGCATGACCGCCGTGATCTGCGCCCTGGCCATTAAATTCGCCGGCATCTCGGCCTTGCCGGCACACGCCCCCTATTCGCGGTTTCTGATCCTGCTGGTGGTCCCGGGGTTTTCCCGGGCCGCCATGATATTTGCCATCCACCGGCTACCCTATGGGCGGCCGGGGGGCGGCACCGGATTTGATCTGTTTGAAAAGCCCATACACCTTACGGATTACTGGGGGCTGGGGCTTTGCCTGCTGCTCAGCCTTTTTATCGGCTGGCGGGGCATTTTCCTGATTTTCGTTTTTTTTGCTTTGGTCTTCGGCATACTCTACTACTACCGCCGCCGCATGGGATGCGTCACCGGTGATATGCTGGGGGCCATGACCGAAGCGACCGAATCGCTTCTTTTTCTTGCCGCCACTCTCGGCGGCACCGGCTTGGCGACGGGGCTGTCATGA
- a CDS encoding alpha/beta fold hydrolase yields the protein MKNAQLCTNIINGDETVTYYRSLHAVTTEDGMNLVMTRKSPVNQDPVAPVMLVHGLGQNRYTWTLSRRSFENYLIANGFETFNIELRGHGLSRANGSDYPLEFENYLFYDMPAFFKSISHITGGKKLFYIGHSLGGSIAYCIGSRFNDQLAGIISIGGPYSMARGNRLLQTIAHTGVTLGKFYPFRKLQPEVFYIDYIGVLASMGLGLLDHKWYRLPLQIWHPGSIERDILHERVTKGFDRTSFNVIKFFFKWGARKKFISSDGRIDFEENISQLTAPILFVNGDRDCGVPEDAVIAAYEKAAAEDKTFKIFGEEKPGLHWGHIDLIIGRHAPAITWPYMLNWMKAV from the coding sequence ATGAAAAACGCCCAGCTCTGCACAAATATTATCAACGGGGATGAAACCGTTACCTATTACCGCTCCCTGCATGCGGTAACCACCGAAGACGGAATGAACCTGGTGATGACCCGCAAATCCCCGGTGAATCAGGATCCGGTGGCGCCGGTCATGCTGGTGCATGGGCTGGGTCAGAATCGCTACACATGGACGCTCTCCCGCCGAAGTTTTGAGAACTATCTGATTGCTAATGGATTCGAAACCTTTAACATTGAGCTCCGCGGCCATGGGCTAAGCCGGGCCAACGGCAGTGATTATCCGCTCGAGTTTGAAAACTACCTGTTCTACGACATGCCGGCCTTTTTCAAATCCATCAGCCACATAACCGGGGGTAAAAAACTCTTCTACATCGGCCACAGCCTGGGCGGCTCCATCGCCTACTGCATTGGCTCCCGATTCAATGATCAACTGGCCGGCATTATTTCCATCGGCGGCCCCTATTCCATGGCCCGGGGCAACCGGCTGCTGCAAACAATTGCCCATACCGGCGTGACCCTGGGTAAATTCTATCCCTTCAGAAAACTTCAGCCGGAAGTCTTCTACATCGACTATATCGGGGTGCTTGCCTCAATGGGCCTGGGGCTCTTAGACCATAAATGGTACCGGCTGCCGCTCCAGATCTGGCATCCGGGCAGCATTGAGCGCGATATCCTTCATGAACGGGTCACCAAGGGGTTTGACCGCACCAGCTTTAATGTGATTAAATTCTTTTTCAAATGGGGGGCCCGGAAAAAATTTATCAGCAGTGACGGCCGAATCGATTTTGAAGAAAACATTTCGCAGCTCACCGCGCCCATTCTTTTCGTGAACGGCGACCGGGACTGTGGAGTCCCTGAGGATGCGGTCATAGCGGCCTATGAAAAAGCCGCTGCCGAGGACAAAACCTTCAAAATATTCGGCGAGGAAAAGCCCGGCCTGCACTGGGGACATATCGACCTGATTATCGGCAGACATGCGCCGGCCATCACCTGGCCCTACATGCTCAATTGGATGAAAGCCGTCTAA
- the dut gene encoding dUTP diphosphatase: protein MPPAIEIPCQRVRPDEDADIPLPRYMTPHSAGMDICAAVSEPLILSPGDIALIPTGFAIALPNGHEAQIRPRSGLAVKHGIGLINSPGTIDADYRGEVKIALINHGRSDFTINRGDRIAQMVIHQVCQARIAPVTELDASARNAGGFGHTGV from the coding sequence ATGCCGCCTGCAATAGAGATTCCATGCCAACGGGTCCGGCCGGATGAAGATGCGGACATTCCGCTGCCCCGGTACATGACCCCGCATTCCGCCGGCATGGATATCTGTGCGGCGGTATCTGAGCCTTTGATTCTATCGCCCGGCGACATTGCGCTGATCCCCACGGGTTTTGCCATCGCCCTGCCGAACGGCCATGAAGCCCAGATCCGCCCGAGAAGCGGCCTGGCCGTGAAGCACGGCATCGGCCTCATCAATTCCCCCGGCACCATTGATGCGGATTACCGGGGGGAGGTTAAAATCGCACTCATCAACCACGGCAGATCCGATTTTACCATTAATCGGGGCGATCGCATCGCCCAGATGGTGATCCACCAGGTATGCCAGGCCCGCATCGCCCCGGTGACCGAACTCGACGCCTCGGCCCGGAATGCCGGCGGATTCGGCCATACAGGGGTCTAA
- the truB gene encoding tRNA pseudouridine(55) synthase TruB, which produces MTGKRPTGILIVDKPPDITSAGVVNRIKRFPEVKKIGHTGTLDPFATGVMVCPVHEATRLSRFFLHGRKTYAAVMFLGIETDTQDATGTVIKSHELPELDNRMIHAAVGRYQGEISQIPPSYSALKHRGKPLYEYARNGAPVQKPARTVTIEQISIESINLPEIRFTVRCSSGTYIRTLCADIGTALGCGAHLKQLRRTESSGFRIDEAEPLAELEALAARGRLSDKIVPMARALRGMRAHTADKALTERIKYGKIIYQHDVDGIPESDYIKIIDAQENLLAVISPNPNGDRFDYCCVFHHA; this is translated from the coding sequence ATGACGGGAAAACGGCCCACCGGGATTCTAATTGTCGATAAACCGCCGGATATAACATCTGCCGGCGTTGTTAACCGCATTAAACGGTTTCCGGAAGTCAAAAAAATCGGTCATACCGGAACACTTGACCCTTTCGCCACCGGGGTGATGGTGTGCCCGGTCCATGAGGCAACCCGGCTGTCCCGATTTTTTCTTCACGGCCGGAAAACCTATGCTGCGGTCATGTTTCTGGGGATCGAAACCGACACCCAGGATGCCACCGGAACGGTCATCAAATCGCATGAACTGCCGGAGCTGGACAACCGGATGATTCATGCCGCCGTGGGCCGATACCAGGGCGAAATCAGTCAGATTCCGCCGTCCTATTCCGCCTTGAAACACAGGGGCAAACCCTTGTATGAATACGCCAGAAACGGGGCGCCGGTTCAAAAACCGGCCCGGACGGTGACAATAGAGCAAATTTCGATTGAAAGTATAAATTTACCTGAAATCCGCTTTACGGTACGCTGCTCATCCGGGACATACATCCGGACCCTGTGCGCGGATATCGGTACCGCCCTGGGATGCGGCGCCCACCTCAAACAGTTGCGGCGCACTGAGAGCAGCGGGTTTCGGATCGATGAGGCCGAACCGCTGGCAGAGCTGGAGGCGCTGGCCGCCCGGGGCCGGCTTTCGGACAAAATTGTCCCCATGGCCCGGGCCCTTCGCGGCATGCGGGCCCATACAGCGGATAAAGCTTTGACGGAACGAATTAAATATGGAAAAATAATCTATCAGCATGATGTTGACGGCATTCCGGAAAGCGATTACATAAAGATTATAGATGCGCAGGAGAATCTGCTGGCGGTTATTTCCCCCAACCCGAACGGGGATCGCTTTGATTATTGCTGCGTGTTTCATCATGCCTGA
- a CDS encoding DUF503 domain-containing protein: MVIGVGVITLRLHDCRSLKAKRGIIKSVIHRLQNGFNASIAEVSLNDSLTEAQIGFAMVGNDRRMINSKMDKLIDFTEKLYLAELIETKIEIMNI; this comes from the coding sequence ATGGTCATCGGCGTTGGCGTCATCACCCTGAGACTTCACGACTGCCGCTCGCTCAAGGCCAAGCGGGGCATTATTAAATCCGTGATTCACCGGCTTCAGAACGGATTTAATGCCTCGATCGCTGAAGTAAGCCTAAACGACTCGCTCACCGAGGCACAAATCGGCTTTGCCATGGTCGGCAACGACCGGCGCATGATCAACTCGAAAATGGACAAACTCATCGATTTTACCGAAAAACTGTATCTGGCCGAGTTGATCGAAACAAAAATCGAAATAATGAATATCTAA
- the pnp gene encoding polyribonucleotide nucleotidyltransferase: MEISFKTQIGAETLSIQTGKVAKQACGSVWVQYGETIVLVTVVSADEERPDMDFLPLTVEYQEKIYAAGRIPGNYFRREIGRPSEKETLTSRLTDRPLRPLFPKDYCHETQIIATVLSMDKVNDPDILALNGASAALEISDVPFDGPIAMVRVGRIDGELIVNPSIEQCKVSDINVIVAGSKTGVIMVEGGGDEVSEAEMIEAIYFGHEKLQPIIELQEKLKESVGVEKRVCEIKAPDTELTEKVRAEAGDKMAEALTITGKMDRKKALSEVKAQILESLGEAYEDRKKEVSRILNELEHDICRDMMLNQGRRIDNRRFDEIRPIACEAGILPRVHGSGLFTRGETQVLAAMTLGSGQDEQRIETLSGDETQPFMLHYNFPPYCVGEVKRPGGPSRRDIGHGALAKRAIEKVLPPKEDFEYTIRIVSEVLESNGSSSMGTVCSASMALMDGGVPIKSPVSGVAMGLVAEGDNIVVLSDILGDEDHLGDMDFKVAGTSDGITAVQMDIKISELSRNILENALEQARAGRLHILDKMRETINAPRKELSPYAPIVYSVQISPERIGEIIGPGGKMIRSIQSETDTHIEIDDSGIVKISALKKDDADKAMEIVKGIGMDPVVGQTYEGSVVKITDFGAFVQIKPKTEGLVHISEIAPYRIKKVTDEIQQGDTIKVKVIDITPEGRIKLSRKALMTSDNKSGSDDKTESDDKKKRSKPE; the protein is encoded by the coding sequence ATGGAAATATCATTTAAAACCCAAATCGGGGCGGAAACCCTAAGCATCCAGACCGGAAAAGTGGCCAAGCAGGCATGCGGCTCGGTCTGGGTCCAGTATGGCGAGACCATCGTCCTGGTCACCGTGGTCTCCGCCGACGAAGAACGGCCGGATATGGATTTTCTCCCTCTGACCGTTGAATACCAGGAAAAAATATACGCCGCCGGCCGGATTCCGGGCAACTACTTCCGCCGCGAGATCGGGCGGCCCAGTGAAAAAGAGACCCTGACATCGCGGCTTACGGACCGCCCCTTACGCCCCTTGTTTCCCAAGGATTACTGCCATGAAACCCAGATCATCGCCACGGTCCTTTCCATGGACAAAGTCAATGATCCGGACATTCTGGCATTAAACGGGGCCTCAGCCGCCCTGGAGATATCAGACGTGCCCTTTGACGGCCCCATCGCCATGGTCCGCGTCGGCCGCATTGACGGTGAATTGATCGTCAACCCGTCCATTGAGCAGTGTAAAGTCTCGGACATCAACGTGATCGTGGCCGGCTCCAAGACCGGCGTGATTATGGTTGAGGGCGGCGGCGATGAGGTCAGCGAAGCGGAAATGATCGAGGCCATCTATTTCGGCCATGAAAAGCTCCAGCCGATTATCGAACTTCAGGAAAAATTAAAGGAAAGCGTGGGCGTGGAAAAACGCGTCTGCGAAATTAAAGCGCCGGACACCGAGCTGACGGAGAAGGTCAGGGCCGAGGCCGGCGATAAAATGGCCGAGGCGCTTACCATTACCGGAAAAATGGACCGGAAAAAGGCTCTTTCAGAGGTCAAGGCGCAAATTCTTGAAAGCCTGGGCGAAGCCTATGAGGACCGGAAAAAAGAGGTCTCCCGCATATTAAACGAGCTGGAGCACGACATCTGCCGGGACATGATGCTGAACCAGGGCCGGCGGATCGACAACCGGCGGTTTGATGAGATCCGGCCGATCGCCTGTGAGGCGGGGATTCTGCCCCGGGTGCACGGCAGCGGGCTCTTCACCCGCGGCGAGACCCAGGTACTCGCCGCCATGACGCTTGGCTCCGGCCAGGATGAGCAGCGGATAGAAACTTTATCCGGAGATGAAACCCAGCCCTTCATGCTTCATTACAATTTCCCCCCCTACTGTGTGGGCGAGGTCAAGCGGCCGGGCGGGCCCAGCCGTCGGGATATCGGCCATGGGGCGCTTGCCAAGCGGGCCATTGAAAAGGTACTGCCGCCCAAGGAGGATTTTGAATACACAATTCGGATCGTCTCCGAAGTGCTCGAATCCAACGGGTCATCCTCCATGGGAACCGTTTGTTCAGCCTCCATGGCGCTCATGGACGGCGGTGTACCCATCAAATCCCCGGTATCCGGTGTTGCCATGGGACTTGTCGCCGAGGGCGACAATATCGTGGTGCTCTCGGACATTCTGGGCGATGAGGACCACCTCGGGGATATGGATTTCAAGGTCGCGGGCACAAGCGATGGAATTACCGCGGTACAGATGGATATCAAAATCAGCGAACTCTCCCGGAATATCCTTGAAAATGCCCTGGAGCAGGCCCGGGCCGGCCGGCTGCATATTCTGGACAAAATGCGCGAGACCATCAACGCCCCGCGAAAAGAGCTCTCCCCCTACGCGCCGATCGTCTACAGCGTCCAGATCAGCCCGGAACGGATCGGGGAGATCATCGGACCGGGCGGCAAAATGATCCGCTCCATCCAGAGCGAAACCGATACCCATATAGAAATCGACGATTCGGGCATTGTCAAAATTTCCGCCCTGAAAAAGGATGATGCGGACAAGGCCATGGAAATCGTCAAAGGCATCGGCATGGATCCGGTGGTCGGCCAAACCTATGAAGGATCAGTGGTCAAAATCACCGATTTCGGCGCCTTTGTCCAGATAAAGCCCAAAACCGAAGGCCTGGTGCATATCTCTGAGATCGCCCCGTACCGGATCAAAAAGGTGACCGATGAAATCCAGCAGGGGGATACCATTAAGGTCAAGGTGATCGACATCACGCCCGAAGGACGGATCAAGCTGAGCCGAAAGGCGCTGATGACATCGGACAACAAATCCGGCTCAGATGATAAAACTGAATCAGATGATAAAAAGAAACGCTCCAAACCCGAGTAA
- a CDS encoding threonine-phosphate decarboxylase — translation MIIGHGGNIHLLARQLGCRPEDIIDMSSNMNPLGPPPGLMEHLSAQLDSIFVLPEADADRMKTAAADWHQVRPAQVLGGNGTTQFIYNLPRALKTKKALIVAPTYADYADACRMEAVAWDYLFTRAEDDFMPDISTLDETASAYDTVFICNPNNPTGRLMPAGELKWICRKHPETRFIIDESYLPFVLNGDKESLVGMDLENVMILSSMSKIFRIPGLRVGFLIGAETVIQKLSAYAMPWSVNSLAQEAICYLLTQPDRVRRFIESARDFVAQEKKRFMTAFKDVPGIRFYPSETGFFLGELENMTAETVCTEMARHRFLIRDCSNFRGLSDRFIRISLKTAAENEKAAQMLEQIIRD, via the coding sequence ATGATTATCGGCCACGGGGGAAACATCCATCTTCTGGCCCGGCAACTGGGATGCCGGCCCGAAGACATCATTGACATGAGCAGCAACATGAATCCGCTCGGCCCGCCCCCCGGCCTGATGGAACACTTAAGCGCCCAGCTGGACAGCATTTTCGTCCTGCCGGAGGCGGATGCGGACCGGATGAAAACCGCAGCCGCGGATTGGCACCAGGTGCGCCCCGCCCAGGTGCTTGGCGGAAACGGCACCACGCAGTTCATCTATAACCTGCCCCGGGCCTTAAAGACTAAAAAGGCCCTGATTGTGGCGCCCACCTATGCGGACTATGCGGATGCCTGCCGGATGGAGGCCGTGGCCTGGGACTATCTTTTCACCCGGGCAGAAGATGACTTCATGCCGGATATCAGCACCCTGGATGAAACGGCATCCGCCTATGACACGGTTTTTATCTGCAATCCGAACAACCCCACCGGCCGGCTGATGCCCGCCGGCGAACTGAAATGGATCTGCCGGAAACACCCGGAAACCCGGTTTATCATTGATGAATCCTACCTGCCCTTTGTTTTAAACGGCGATAAGGAAAGTCTTGTCGGTATGGATCTGGAAAATGTCATGATCCTTTCTTCCATGTCCAAAATCTTCCGGATACCGGGACTGCGGGTGGGCTTTCTCATCGGCGCGGAAACGGTGATCCAGAAACTTTCCGCCTATGCCATGCCCTGGAGTGTCAACAGCCTGGCCCAGGAGGCCATCTGTTACCTGCTTACCCAACCCGACAGGGTGCGGCGCTTTATCGAATCTGCCCGGGATTTTGTCGCTCAAGAAAAGAAACGCTTTATGACGGCTTTTAAAGATGTGCCGGGGATTCGGTTCTATCCCTCAGAAACCGGATTTTTTCTTGGTGAACTAGAAAATATGACGGCTGAGACGGTTTGCACGGAAATGGCCCGGCATCGCTTTCTTATCCGGGACTGCAGCAATTTCCGCGGCCTTTCAGACAGATTCATCCGCATTTCCCTGAAAACCGCCGCGGAAAATGAAAAGGCCGCTCAGATGCTTGAGCAAATTATCAGGGATTAG
- the rpsO gene encoding 30S ribosomal protein S15: MTPAIKKHDTIEKFKQHESDTGSPEVQIALLTDRISHLTEHLKTHKKDHHSRRGLLLMVGKRRRLLNYVKNKDVQRYRGIIKELGLRR; this comes from the coding sequence ATGACCCCAGCAATTAAAAAACATGACACGATTGAAAAGTTCAAGCAGCATGAGAGTGACACCGGTTCTCCGGAGGTCCAGATTGCCCTGCTGACCGATCGGATCAGCCATTTAACCGAACACTTAAAGACCCATAAAAAAGACCATCATTCACGAAGAGGGTTGCTCCTGATGGTCGGTAAACGTCGACGTCTGTTAAACTATGTGAAGAACAAGGATGTGCAGCGCTATCGAGGTATTATCAAGGAGCTCGGGCTCAGACGATAA